From the Rhinolophus ferrumequinum isolate MPI-CBG mRhiFer1 chromosome 4, mRhiFer1_v1.p, whole genome shotgun sequence genome, the window TGGGACAACCAACCAAGGCATTGCTCCCATCCAAGTCTGTACCAATCTCTTGATCAAGCAAGTGGTCGAAGTAGCTTGCGGCTCACATCATTCAATGGCTCTGGCAGCTGATGGAGAGGTAAGTGCCTtgctttcattctttatttttaaatgtggcaaaatacacataaaacttaccatcttaaccatttttacgtgtacagttcagtgacattaagtgcATCCACACTGTTTTGttatcaccaccaccattcaTCCACAGTACTCTttgcatcttgcaaaactgaaaaactctacacccattaaacatgtcctcttcctcctcccgcagcccctggcaaccaccattctactttctgtatcGGTGAATTTGACCATTCTAGGTACCTCCTATGAGTTGAAtcttacagtatttgtccttttgtgactgccGTATTTCACTTAGTGTGATATCTTCAAGTTTATCCATGTggtagcgtgtgtcagaatttccttccttttttaaggccgagtaatattccattgtatgtgtatgccacgttttgtttattcatatgtCGATGGATATTTGGGTGGTTTCtgccttttgactattgtgaacaTGCcttgctttaataaaaaataatgaccatATTGTGCTCGGTACAGTGTGAACATAGTAGCCTGTGTACGTGGCCGAAAACATTCTGGGAAAACACTCTTTTTCTAACACAACCTGTATTTTGTGATGAGGACCACTCTTGACGCAAGTAGACTTTAGTCTTAAGGCAGTTGAGTCTTGTGCTGTTTTCTAAGACTACAAGTTAGATGTCTATGACAGCgttctgtacttttttttagtGACCCCCATCCTTTaaggtgtcttttgtttttcagtaaatgTAATCATGTCGTAGAAAATAACTTTAGAATGTTGATTCCAGTAGGTACTGTACTACCTCTCCCCACAAGTTCTGTCCTTATCTTAAAGGTTGCTCAGCCTATTGATTTCTACCTTCTAATCTCTTATTATCATTAGGTCCTCTCCATCTCCATAACCTCAGGTCAGGCCTTGTCATCTGCCTGGACTAGTGCCGTGATCTCTTTTGTTCCATAGCTTTTAGATTGGTCAACTTGTCCAATATTACTTCTCTACCTCCTTtgatttctaaaacacaaatcgGATCATATTGTTCACtattaaaatccttcagtggtgTTACAGCGATTTTTCTAAGAAAGGTGGgttatggatgaggaaaccaaagaaaCTCAGGGAGATCAAGGTTTCATGGCTGGGGTGTGCCGGAGCCAGGGCTGGTATACTGGCTGCGTGCCCTGAATCTCCTGCTTCCCAGTCTGTTTCTTGGTTAGTGGAACTACAGTCCGCATCTTTTACAGAAAAGGCAGCTACATTGAAAGGGAATTGGGGATTTTTCAGAAGTGCCAGAAGAATGATTGTTGACATTAGAATTTGCTAATTTGTACAGTATAGATTCCTGGTAGTTTTCACCTTAAGCCTGTTACTTTGGATAATTGTGCtaaatatttgcattattataCAAGTTATTCCTGTAAACCCACTTTCAGGAAGTGTTGCAGGTTATTCCTTTTGTACCTGTGAAATGAACCTACAGCACATATTCTTTTAAGACATCAATAGTGGGTGTTGCTGTGGTTGCCTTGGGCAGCATCAGACGTATGTATAACTTAGAAGGTGctgacagaggaaagaaagaattatgGAAGCCAGAGCTCAGGATGAGTGAGGACCACTTCCTGCTGGCAAGTGAAGGGGGGCGGGAGGGATCCTTAGAAGTTCTCCTTGTGTTGAAGTTATTTCCTCTACTGCCAACATTCCCCCTCCCCTAATTCTTCTCTTTGGTCACATTCCTATTTGATAGAATCAGTTGCTAATTAACTTGAAGtgatttttttgcttgttttcatctttgttacTAGCTTTGAACTAACTTACAGATCTATTTGTGTGTCTCCCTTAGCAATGTGGTTTTCAGCCTATGGCAGATCACAGGCCAGAAGTGATAAGCAGGATGCAGTTGAGGAGGGGAGCTGCTTGCAGCTGACAGACAGCAAATGAGAACTCAGAGAAAATATTACCAAGAATAGCCTGACAGACAGCCTGGTGTCATTTCTGTAGGACAAACATCTCAGTACTGTGAGCATTACTGTGTTATGACACGGAACTATGATTGATAATTCTAATCACGATGGTCCTGAGTCATCAGGAAAGGTTATGTAATGTCCAGTATTGGTGGTTAGCAAGACAGGGAAAAGCATACTGTGGTTTCAGAAGGTTTCcgtgaaaataaaaaagattatttgtgGCCAAAGAGTTAAGCAGATTTTTCATATCACTGGTATTTATGTGGCATACACTTCATTTTCTATTGATGCCAGATTAGAAACAGAGAACTGCCGTCATTACAGAGGcgatacagcatagtggttaagagcacagctGGACGGCGTGGGCTCAAATTCCGCTTCTACTACTTACTAACTGTGGAACCTCAaacaagtcacttagcctctgTTTCCATTcccatgtataaaatggggatggtaatagTATCCACACCAGGGTCACCTTATAGGATTcctatgaggattaaataggttAGTGCATATAAAGCAAGGAGGGCATTTAGCACATTAAGTACTCGCTaagtggctttatttttattttatgattattattgtaGTTAGAGGTAGAACTTTCACCCtcaccattgtttcttttcctgccttctcctgTGTAGGTGTTTGCTTGGGGCTATAACAACTGTGGCCAGGTGGGTTCAGGGTCAACAGCAAATCAGCCAACTCCTCGCAAAGTTACAAACTGTTTACACATTAAGAAGGTGGTAGGCATCGCCTGTGGTCAGACCTCGTCCATGGCTGTTCTGGACAACGGTGAGGTGAGCTGTCTGTGCATTcccctttttcttcccccctcttCTTTcaatgaaatgtcatttttttcatgagGTGTGTGTATTAGATCATGGAAGGAATGGCTTCCTTTACTTGACAGCTTCATTGATAGTTAACTGGTTGCTGACTGAGGAGTAACCAGAAGATGTTTGCTTCCTAGTATGAATTTTCGATTTCCACGGTTTATCTGCAAGTAAAGATTCTAATGTgtctagatttaattttttttccaagatcCAACCAGCTTACTACTTATAGGTGTTTGTTTGTAGTTTAGTGTAATTGGTAAAAGAATTTGATATACCTTATTCTTCCAACGAGAAAAATCAACTGTGCGCTCGTTACAGTTGGCTGACGCTGTTTGTAAGCAGGCAGTGACTCCAGTGCACATGAAGTGTGTAGATCTAACTCCCTGTCTACATCTGAAATGTTTGTTCTCAGGAAGAAGCAACTTGCAAAAGCAGAATTGTTTGTCCTGATTGCTGTTTAGTTACTTTAAAACGCCTACCTTTCAGTGAACCTCTGCCATCATCACTTTGGAGCGGAtggttatttttgtaaaattatccTAGTTGCCATTTCTATTTAAATGGGCATGTTACCCCCTATGCATGTCTTAGTACACAGAAATTATCCAAAGATACAGCTCTGGACACAGACCCATGGAATCATGCTTTGGGGTGCTAGAGGGCTTTAGCATTTACTGAACGCTCACGTCTGGTAGGTTATTTTTTGAATCAATTCTGATATCCTGGGTGACTTCAGAATTCCTTGGAATAGTCATATAACATTCTCCATTCCAGTATTCGTtacttcccattttttaaaaaaataaatttaatttaaaaagtattattatgTGATCgttttaacaaaggaaaacaaataaagtaaaaagtgaatttcttttcccaaatattGTTAATAGTTTGATTTATATCCTTTTGGACTTTTCTCTATAAACAGTTATATATAGGTGAGAATAactaccttttttaaaaaaatgggattaTTATACCTACTGCTTTTCTCTGTACTGTTCTGTAACTTCCCTGCTTACTCAGACCATTTGTAGCTACTTTTCATATACTAATGGCTGCTTAGTTTTTCTTGTGTGGATGACCCATGTCCAGAGCTGTACTTATGGACATTTCAATTGTTTCTGactttttgctgttataaacaatgTTGCACTGATTTTCTGTGttactgtttgtgtgtgtgtgtatctttgtaCACTTAAGCAAGTATTTCTATAGAATAAGTTCCCAGAAATAGGATTTCTGGGTCAGGGAGTATGCCATTAAAAATTTTGATGTCTATTGCCAAAGTTCAAACCTGTTGCAATTCTGAAATTGAAAATGCTTTTAACCATTTCTTGCTAATACCTGAATGACCAtgtccccctttctcctctgtcACATTGTCCTGAAAAGCCCCGGCCAGTGCTTGTTTGCCCTGTGTTGCCATGAGGTGTGGTGCCACCACCCATCTTGGGTTTCTAATTTGAGCTAGACCTTTTGTCTGTTGCTGGTCAGTACTTTTTCCTGTGTCCCACAGTGGCTATTCTAAACCTTTTACACTTCTGTCGAACCTATGCCCAGCCCAGCCTTGCAGCTTttagctgcttttctctctctcactccagATATCTAAGGGTCACCACATTCTGTCACATCTCTCTCTAACCCCTTCCCTGTCCATTCGCTACCTCCGGGCCCCGCTACCGCTGCCTTGGTTTGGACGCTCATCAGAGCTCACCTGTTTGCTGATGAGAGACGAGTTTCTCTTCTGAATGGTGTTCCTGCCTCGGTCTCACACACTCCAGTCACCCTGAGTGTTGTGGCCAGTGTgatctttccaaaatgaaaatttaagcaTATTAATCtctgttttgaaatatttcagtgaaAGACCCATAGAAGTATTCCACTTTTCTAGTACTTTATCCCCTTGGTGCTTGCCTTTCCTTCTAGTTTTTTCTCTTCACCACTTACCCCAGATGTGTCCAGCCAAGACCACCTACTTGTCTTCTGAACTTGCCTCCATCACATTCTGTGGCCTGTACCTGGAATGCCTTCACTTCATGTGTCCTTCAGCCCTGCTCACATCACCATTTTCGGAAGTCTTTCCTCAGCTTCCTTCCTATAGACAGAGCCTTTCTCCCCGCTGCTGCTGCAGTGCCTTGGTTCTTTCTGTTACAGCACTTGACACCTGCGTGCAGAACATTTGCATATGTTCATCTCTTCTGTTAAACCATGGCCAAAGACATATTCCTAGTACCTTTCACAATGTCctgacatacagtaggtgcttACTAATTGTTAATGAGACTCAGCTTCCTTATGTGTAAAACAAGAATCAGTGACTCGCCCAAGGCTACCCAACTAGTAAGTTACGGAGTATGAGCGCATGCCAAATTCTGTCATGCGCCACCCCTCACACATCCTCCATTTGAAGATCAGTGTGGGATCACAGAGTAGAATATGGGTGTAGGAAGTGGGGAAACTTTATCGGTTCCCTCTCATTAGCAGTTTTAAAAGCctgttctctccctttctctctctaagGTGTATGGCTGGGGCTACAATGGCAATGGTCAGCTGGGCTTGGGAAACAATGGCAACCAGCTGACCCCTGTGAGAGTGGCAGCCTTGCACAGCGTGTGTGTGAACCAGGTACGTGTGGTGGACCCTTAGCGGCTGGTCCCATCGATTCCCCGGCTCTGACTTGGACGAATAGTGGAGATGTACTCTTCAAGAAGTCTTTTCGAACTGTGCCCTGTGCCTTCATCTTCCACATTTCATAGTATAGTCTCCCTCAATTCTGACGATGTGAAGGGACACCACGGTGGTGGCACGTCAGTCTTGACAAGTAAAAAAAGTGATTGGGAGGATTTAGTAGTCTCAGGTTTAGGCTTTTctgatgctttttaaatattccagAGAATGTTAGCCCACACCTGATGATGAAATGGCATTCTGCAGAAGCTGGCTATAATCTTTAAGTAGATGTTTTCCCTGtccttcctgttttcctgtttATGGTAACCATTTAAATTTACTTGCAGATTGTCTGCGGTTATGCACACACTCTAGCACTAACAGATGAGGGCTTGCTCTATGCCTGGGGAGCTAACACGTATGGGCAGCTGGGAACtggcaataaaaataatctgCTAAGCCCAGCACACATCATGGTGGAGAAAGAAAGGTAACTTGGCTGTATGATGTCTTGGGATTGTGTGTGCACTGTGGACGTGGGTCTGTGTGTGCCGGCGCTGTGGTGTTTGGCTTTGTCCTCTTCTGTTTATTAACATTCTTATTGTGAACAAAAGAATTTGAGTACCAGCCAGAATGAACGTGAACTTGAGTGACTCTTATGCAGCTTTCTGAAATGACCTCCTGTGATTGACAGGCAGCAGGGCCTCTTGGTATAATTCCTACGGGCTTCTTGTTGCCCCTTTAGTCGGGAGGTAAAACAAGGTCTGTCACCATGATGAAGCACAAACTTTTCCTCTGAGCCAACTAAgacaacttttaaataaataaaacctgccCTTGAAAGGGTATGAGCTgtttaaatattgattgaatttaATGTGTGTTACTGGAATAGATGCTTACTGTTGCTTCAGCCAAATTGTGAGGTCTTACTTAGTTATAGAATGTTGATTTCTGATTTGGGGACCCTACTTAAGAAGCAGACTGAGAAATGTAGTGAGTTTGGCTTGATGTCCATTTGGCTTGAGATGTTCAGAGTCCCTGACCCCTAGACCAGTAAAGTGTATTAGCCTAATGAGTGTTCTGAGCTCTGGCGGGGGATGAGAGAAGAAGATGTATTTGTAAGGAAATGGTTTACTGGAACAGTATGTTTTTGCTACTGTCCAAGCCCCCAGAACTGTCAGGACTGTCAGAGTCCACTTGCCTCATTTACTTTGGTTTCTAGCCCCTTTTTCCAAGTTTTCCTTAACAGTATGTATTATTTATCCTAACTCAGAATGGGGTTACAGTGAGAAGTAGGGCAGCCAGGAAAGGAGAAACACAGCACTCTTGCCCCAGTCTTTTGGTTTCGTCTATATGACTTGATACtgtgtttcgccgaaaataagaccagccgaacaatcagctctaatgcatcttatggagcaaaaattaatataagacccggtattatattatattatattaattatattatgttatgttatgttatgttataccgggtattatattattttatattatacctggtcttattttactataagaccaaaagacacattagagctgattgtctggctaggtcctatttttggggaaacacagtagctaatGTCCCTTGATCTTGAGCTGTTTTTTGAGGTGTTCCAAACATGAACTTTTAATTTACCTTCTGTAGTACAGAAGTggcatacatttttcttaaaatttttcagggTAGTAGAGATTGCAGCCTGCCACTCTGCGCACACCTCTGCCGCCAAGACCCAGGGGGGCCACGTGTACATGTGGGGCCAATGCCGGGGCCAGTCGGTGGTCCTGCCTCACCTCACCCACTTCTCCTGCACGGATGACGTGTTTGCCTGTTTTGCCACTCCCGCTGTCTCGTGGCGCCTCCTGTCTGTAGGTGAGAAACCTCAGG encodes:
- the RCBTB1 gene encoding RCC1 and BTB domain-containing protein 1 isoform X4, translating into MVDVGKWPIFTLLSPQEIASIRKACVFGTSANEALYVTDNDEVFVFGLNYSNCLGTGDNQSTLVPKKLEALCGKKIKSLSYGSGPHVLLSTEDGVVYAWGHNGYSQLGNGTTNQGIAPIQVCTNLLIKQVVEVACGSHHSMALAADGEVFAWGYNNCGQVGSGSTANQPTPRKVTNCLHIKKVVGIACGQTSSMAVLDNGEVYGWGYNGNGQLGLGNNGNQLTPVRVAALHSVCVNQIVCGYAHTLALTDEGLLYAWGANTYGQLGTGNKNNLLSPAHIMVEKERVVEIAACHSAHTSAAKTQGGHVYMWGQCRGQSVVLPHLTHFSCTDDVFACFATPAVSWRLLSVGFRRILL
- the RCBTB1 gene encoding RCC1 and BTB domain-containing protein 1 isoform X3; its protein translation is MGVDHMFFSAPKVFAWGYNNCGQVGSGSTANQPTPRKVTNCLHIKKVVGIACGQTSSMAVLDNGEVYGWGYNGNGQLGLGNNGNQLTPVRVAALHSVCVNQIVCGYAHTLALTDEGLLYAWGANTYGQLGTGNKNNLLSPAHIMVEKERVVEIAACHSAHTSAAKTQGGHVYMWGQCRGQSVVLPHLTHFSCTDDVFACFATPAVSWRLLSVEHEDFLTVAESLKKEFDSPETADLKFRIDGKYIHVHKAVLKIRCEHFRSMFQSYWNEDMKEVIEIDQFSYPVYRAFLQYLYTDTVDLPPEDAIGLLDLATSYCENRLKKLCQHIIKRGITVENAFSLFSAAVRYDAEDLEEFCFKFCINHLTEVTQTAAFWQMDGPLLKEFIAKASKCGAFKN